The Mytilus trossulus isolate FHL-02 chromosome 3, PNRI_Mtr1.1.1.hap1, whole genome shotgun sequence genome contains a region encoding:
- the LOC134710591 gene encoding uncharacterized protein LOC134710591, translating into MSIDRRGQLRGSCQLCDCVEYELPVEGHNCSYCGDQPARHQLIEPEIETESNNNAEKCTDLNEVPASSIKPRCKPWENTALGWINCPTRPSGIYYNSILPEFYQSFWPFYPDPKQFKKAFIMERSRQLNINDKIASISKKIKYIISENPACVGKFMILGDHYTSKPGDISIIKNNRDTTENLKVLVEMIESEVTNHDSSLFINSGRKLKSGRDCHHTFNNYIKKELVTLKTQLMDLNNSLDKYEKKYLAIWVHKNKPSRISDAKRKTNNKFKSEKKRKQHMLNKVLNVFISLGGDADGDYYSPTYGIPQITSLEIPLEDLTHRYLTDCLELLVKDGCFAESALEDVQLFLAKQKRENFNSTMA; encoded by the exons atgtcaatagaCAGAAGAGGGCAACTTCGAGGTTCATGTCAACTTTGTGACTGTGTCGAATATGAACTGCCAGTAGAAGGGCACAATTGTTCATATTGCGGTGATCAACCAGCAAGACATCAACTTATTGAACCAGAAATTGAGACAGAATCAAATAATAATGCAGAGAAATGTACAG atttaaatgaGGTTCCTGCTTCTTCTATAAAACCCAGATGCAAGCCATGGGAAAACACAGCTTTGGGCTGGATAAATTGCCCAACAAGGCCATCAGGAATTTATTATAATTCGATTCTTCCTGAATTCTATCAGAGCTTTTGGCCATTTTATCCAGACCCAAAGCAATTCAAGAAGGCATTTATAATGGAAAGAAGCCGTCAGTTGAacataaatgacaaaattgcatctatcagtaaaaaaatcaagtatATTATTAGTGAAAATCCTGCCTGTGTTGGCAAATTTATGATATTAGGTGATCATTACACATCAAAACCTGGAGATATATCTATCATTAAAAACAACAGGGATACCACTGAGAATCTTAAAGTGCTTGTCGAGATGATTGAATCAGAAGTCACAAACCATGATTCAAGTCTTTTCATAAATAGTGGCAGAAAATTGAAATCAGGTAGAGATTGCCACCATACCTTTAACAACTACATAAAGAAGGAACTAGTAACTTTAAAGACACAATTAATGGATTTAAACAATAGTTTAgacaaatatgaaaagaaatatctAGCAATTTGGGTGCATAAAAATAAGCCATCAAGGATCTCTGATgcgaaaagaaaaacaaataacaaattcaaatcagaaaaaaagagaaagcaACATATgctaaataaagttttaaatgtatTCATATCACTTGGAGGGGATGCAGATGGGGATTATTATAGTCCAACATATGGCATTCCTCAAATTACCAGCTTGGAAATACCACTAGAAGATTTAACACATAGATATTTGACAGATTGTTTAGAATTATTGGTCAAGGATGGTTGCTTTGCCGAATCAGCTTTAGAAGATGTACAGTTGTTCTTGGCAAAGCAAAAAAGGGAAAATTTTAACAGCACTATGGCataa